The following proteins come from a genomic window of Alphaproteobacteria bacterium:
- a CDS encoding L,D-transpeptidase family protein: MKMVDYILVEKKKRRMTLFSQNEKLREYQIALGFNPVGHKQKKGDGKTPEGIYTIAKKNPKSAFYRTLKISYPNDQDRAKARSKGVSPGGDIMIHGLKHGRVGKKHLQWDWTHGCMALTNEEMREIYDSTRVGTVIEIRP; the protein is encoded by the coding sequence ATGAAGATGGTTGACTATATTCTGGTTGAAAAAAAGAAGCGTCGTATGACACTCTTTTCGCAGAATGAAAAATTGAGAGAATATCAGATTGCCTTGGGATTTAATCCTGTTGGGCATAAGCAGAAAAAGGGTGATGGGAAAACGCCTGAGGGAATCTATACGATTGCCAAAAAGAATCCCAAAAGTGCTTTTTATCGGACACTGAAGATTTCTTATCCGAATGATCAAGATCGAGCAAAAGCACGCAGCAAAGGTGTTTCACCTGGTGGCGATATCATGATTCATGGCCTCAAGCATGGGAGAGTTGGTAAGAAACATCTCCAGTGGGACTGGACCCATGGCTGTATGGCTCTCACTAATGAAGAAATGAGAGAGATCTATGATTCGACAAGAGTCGGGACTGTGATTGAGATTCGGCCTTAG
- a CDS encoding HAMP domain-containing protein, with the protein MSQPYDPFSKLKAFIPRTLFKRALLIIIVPLILLQLISTYVFYVRHVETLTQKLAGHLITEIEYTISEFEKLPNPQSSKPLFDQIEKFFKIKVQYEKKLKLKNKIRTYPSLTTQILSNALESSLDANYAIDAKSKQDHMLISVQVKDGILIFDIHKRRLSTSTTYIFIVWMIGSSIILFTIAIIFLRNQIRPIIRLANAADNFGKGRDDKNFRPKGALEVRQAANAFIKMKQRITQQIQQRTEMLAGVSHDLRTPLTRMNLALEMIKSSQASKKNIDKYVSEIDHDIIDMEEMINAYLTFAKGEGTEENQSVKISNFLTDLTSQVKRQHRKFIFSSDESPDLDFKMPIKPNALKRALINLINNGFDYGDTVWLRTKKLTQFLIIYIDDNGPGIPKQDRESVFKPFVRLASTDSIKRNSNIGLGLPITRDIILSHGGDIKLSDSPKGGLRVKITLPL; encoded by the coding sequence TTGTCCCAACCTTATGATCCATTCTCAAAATTAAAGGCCTTTATACCTCGCACTCTTTTTAAAAGAGCGCTACTCATCATTATTGTTCCACTTATTTTACTGCAGCTCATTTCAACTTATGTTTTCTATGTTCGTCATGTGGAAACACTCACTCAAAAATTAGCAGGACATCTTATTACAGAAATTGAATATACAATCTCTGAATTTGAAAAACTGCCAAATCCTCAATCCTCAAAACCACTGTTCGATCAAATTGAAAAATTTTTCAAAATCAAAGTGCAATATGAAAAAAAATTAAAGCTCAAAAATAAAATCAGAACCTACCCATCGCTCACAACCCAAATCCTCAGCAATGCACTCGAATCTTCTCTCGATGCAAACTACGCAATTGATGCAAAATCAAAGCAAGATCACATGCTCATTAGCGTTCAGGTCAAAGATGGTATTTTGATTTTTGACATCCATAAAAGACGTCTTTCAACCTCAACAACCTATATTTTCATTGTCTGGATGATTGGTTCATCCATCATTCTTTTCACCATCGCAATCATCTTCTTGCGCAATCAAATCAGGCCTATTATTCGCCTTGCCAATGCGGCTGACAATTTTGGTAAAGGCCGCGATGATAAAAATTTCAGGCCCAAAGGCGCCCTTGAGGTTCGGCAGGCTGCCAATGCATTCATTAAAATGAAACAAAGAATCACACAGCAAATTCAGCAACGAACTGAAATGCTCGCTGGTGTTTCACACGATTTAAGAACCCCCCTCACGCGCATGAATCTTGCCCTTGAGATGATCAAATCAAGCCAAGCCTCTAAAAAGAATATCGACAAATATGTCTCTGAAATCGATCATGACATTATCGATATGGAAGAGATGATCAATGCCTATCTCACCTTTGCAAAAGGAGAAGGCACAGAGGAAAATCAATCCGTCAAAATCTCAAACTTTCTAACAGATTTGACCTCGCAAGTGAAACGTCAACATCGCAAGTTCATTTTTTCATCAGATGAGAGTCCGGATCTTGATTTTAAAATGCCAATCAAACCGAATGCGCTCAAACGCGCCCTCATTAACCTCATCAACAACGGTTTTGACTATGGCGATACCGTCTGGCTCCGCACAAAGAAGCTCACTCAATTTCTCATCATTTACATTGATGACAATGGTCCAGGCATCCCTAAACAAGATAGAGAGAGTGTCTTTAAACCCTTCGTTCGCCTTGCAAGCACTGATTCTATAAAAAGAAATAGCAACATCGGCCTTGGCCTTCCGATCACACGCGATATTATTCTCTCACACGGCGGCGATATCAAACTCTCTGATAGTCCTAAAGGCGGCCTTAGAGTCAAGATTACTTTACCTTTATAG
- a CDS encoding response regulator transcription factor has translation MSDFSILIIDDDERLRDLLHTYISDHDYLVTTAENANAAKKILKDQRFDLIIMDITMPGQDGLSLTDEIRNKFHNDVPILLLTARGNTEDRITGLEKGADDYLAKPFDPKELLLRIKSILKRQNQTKAPHTNLFLKKGLWQFSPGQQKLLIDQIEIPLTQTESKFLHILWEKNGEPVSRDLLSNAFQTDYFSRSFDILVTRLRKKIGDDPKHPNYLKTIRNKGYLLLVPTL, from the coding sequence ATGTCAGACTTTTCGATTTTAATTATTGATGATGATGAAAGATTGAGAGATCTGCTGCACACTTATATCTCTGATCACGATTACTTAGTCACAACGGCAGAAAATGCAAATGCCGCTAAAAAAATTCTGAAAGACCAAAGATTTGATCTCATCATTATGGATATCACCATGCCTGGACAAGATGGTCTTTCACTCACAGATGAAATCCGGAACAAATTCCACAATGATGTTCCGATCCTTCTATTGACCGCTAGAGGCAATACGGAAGACAGAATCACTGGCCTTGAGAAAGGCGCTGATGACTATCTGGCAAAGCCATTTGACCCGAAAGAACTATTGCTCCGCATTAAATCGATTCTGAAAAGGCAGAATCAAACAAAAGCACCGCACACAAATCTTTTCTTGAAAAAAGGCCTCTGGCAATTCTCCCCAGGGCAACAAAAGCTGCTCATTGATCAGATTGAAATTCCCCTCACCCAAACGGAATCAAAGTTTCTGCATATTCTTTGGGAGAAAAATGGAGAACCGGTCTCGCGTGATCTCTTGTCAAATGCTTTTCAAACAGATTATTTCTCACGCTCCTTTGACATTCTAGTCACGCGTTTGCGTAAAAAAATTGGCGATGACCCAAAGCACCCTAACTACCTCAAAACAATTCGCAACAAAGGATACCTTCTGCTTGTCCCAACCTTATGA
- a CDS encoding DUF1460 domain-containing protein, giving the protein MPTQKTSDSIRSDIELLSSQYLGKPYVENPLNDSDRRIRYDGFDCVTYVETVLAFSRKASEKNIRSVMDQIRYKDAQVGFVRRHHIVEQSWIPENIKKGLVKDVTERYAEQMQIQVHHAESFADPKGFFEKSHFDELKKEYKVNSREEWDALLQKMIDDNQMPDCLKGENVSCPYLSIQDLLQNPEKLKLLETGTILWIVRPNWNMKESTGTDLVISHLGFTIRAYDGQVRFRHATSNEPKQVVDVLLEDYLAQYKDPDQTTVRGIRLLDVCPDQEMTESPTLKRKK; this is encoded by the coding sequence ATGCCAACACAAAAAACATCAGATTCAATACGCAGTGATATTGAATTACTTAGCTCTCAGTATCTTGGAAAACCTTATGTTGAGAATCCATTAAATGATTCTGACCGCAGAATCCGTTACGATGGGTTTGATTGTGTCACTTATGTTGAGACAGTCCTTGCTTTCTCACGCAAGGCTTCTGAGAAAAATATTCGGAGTGTAATGGACCAAATTCGATATAAAGATGCGCAAGTTGGTTTCGTACGTCGTCATCATATTGTTGAACAAAGCTGGATTCCTGAAAATATCAAAAAAGGCCTTGTCAAAGACGTAACCGAACGCTATGCAGAGCAAATGCAAATTCAAGTTCACCATGCTGAATCCTTTGCTGACCCAAAGGGCTTTTTTGAAAAGTCCCATTTTGATGAGCTCAAAAAAGAATACAAAGTTAACTCACGCGAAGAATGGGATGCCCTCCTTCAAAAAATGATAGATGATAATCAAATGCCCGATTGTTTAAAAGGTGAAAACGTTTCCTGCCCTTACTTATCGATTCAAGATCTTCTCCAAAATCCTGAAAAACTGAAACTCCTCGAAACAGGAACAATCCTCTGGATTGTCAGACCCAATTGGAACATGAAAGAGTCCACAGGAACTGATCTTGTGATTTCTCATCTTGGTTTTACAATCAGAGCCTATGATGGACAAGTTCGTTTCCGTCATGCAACCTCAAATGAGCCTAAACAAGTTGTAGATGTTTTATTAGAAGATTATCTGGCACAATACAAAGATCCAGATCAAACAACTGTCAGAGGCATCCGACTCCTTGACGTCTGCCCTGATCAAGAAATGACAGAGTCACCAACTCTAAAAAGGAAAAAATAA
- a CDS encoding DUF721 domain-containing protein, translating to MKALSTIMPKLAKNAMGKIGVDFGNLIIAWPNVMGTDFASKCSIEKIDFKKDERGNATVTLAVQTYFATECQYQIPYLIDKINSYMGYQAVGSIKLKQIMTNPKSLKNNPLKQNVIKTNPLSEADKSTINSSINTFENQELKEILQSYGEAIYKKR from the coding sequence ATGAAAGCTCTATCGACTATCATGCCAAAATTGGCCAAAAATGCAATGGGAAAGATCGGTGTTGATTTTGGTAACTTAATTATCGCTTGGCCAAATGTCATGGGCACTGACTTTGCAAGCAAATGTTCGATTGAAAAAATAGATTTCAAGAAAGACGAAAGAGGCAATGCAACAGTCACTTTGGCTGTCCAAACTTACTTTGCAACAGAATGCCAATATCAAATCCCTTACCTAATTGATAAAATCAATTCTTACATGGGGTATCAGGCTGTCGGATCTATCAAACTCAAACAAATCATGACAAATCCCAAAAGCCTCAAAAATAATCCTCTAAAACAAAATGTAATCAAGACCAACCCTCTCTCAGAAGCCGATAAATCCACTATCAACTCATCTATAAATACATTTGAAAATCAAGAACTTAAAGAAATTCTACAATCTTATGGCGAAGCCATTTACAAAAAACGATAA
- the mutY gene encoding A/G-specific adenine glycosylase: protein MNHQTVASALLDWFDQSGRSLPWRAQKEQTKNPYFIWLSEIMLQQTTVATVYAYFNKFTQKWPTVFDLAKADIDDVLREWAGLGYYSRAHNLHKCAKVIVQKFDGIVPSLEKELLELPGVGPYTAAAISAIAYDQPNTIVDGNVERVISRLFLIEEPLPTAKPLIREKAMTLTPKVRPGNYAEAIMDLGATVCKPQKPMCILCPLQSFCKATKVGRPEDYPRRLPKSERPVRKATLFWVESAGHIILRKRPLKGLLGGLWELPSTPWDTKTYKAYADNPDMAPFMPVQDEAIKWIALDGFVTHQFTHFQLEMTILKTTLNKRSQEHEWVHLQNLDQYALPTMIQKALKFARNSYGKIGS from the coding sequence ATGAATCACCAGACCGTTGCCTCAGCACTCTTAGATTGGTTTGATCAATCTGGGAGAAGTTTACCATGGCGCGCTCAAAAAGAGCAGACAAAAAATCCGTATTTCATTTGGTTATCTGAAATTATGCTTCAGCAAACAACTGTTGCAACTGTTTATGCCTATTTTAATAAGTTTACTCAAAAATGGCCAACGGTTTTTGATTTGGCAAAAGCTGATATTGATGATGTTTTGAGGGAGTGGGCAGGTCTTGGTTATTATTCCCGCGCTCATAATTTACATAAATGTGCAAAGGTCATTGTCCAAAAATTTGATGGTATCGTGCCGAGTCTTGAAAAAGAACTTCTTGAGCTGCCAGGTGTTGGTCCTTACACAGCAGCAGCCATCTCTGCAATTGCCTATGATCAGCCAAATACAATTGTTGATGGAAATGTTGAAAGAGTGATTTCAAGATTGTTTTTGATTGAAGAGCCTTTGCCAACCGCGAAGCCTTTGATTCGTGAAAAAGCAATGACTTTAACGCCCAAAGTGCGGCCTGGCAATTATGCTGAAGCGATCATGGATTTGGGAGCAACTGTTTGCAAACCTCAAAAGCCCATGTGTATCTTATGCCCTCTACAGTCATTTTGTAAGGCAACAAAAGTTGGTAGACCAGAGGATTATCCAAGGCGTCTACCAAAATCAGAAAGACCTGTGCGAAAAGCAACACTATTTTGGGTTGAGTCGGCAGGGCATATCATTTTGAGAAAAAGACCTTTAAAGGGCCTGCTGGGTGGGCTGTGGGAGTTGCCTTCAACACCGTGGGATACAAAGACATATAAAGCTTATGCTGACAATCCAGATATGGCTCCATTTATGCCCGTTCAAGATGAGGCAATTAAATGGATTGCTCTCGATGGGTTTGTGACACATCAATTTACGCACTTTCAATTAGAGATGACAATTTTGAAAACAACACTGAACAAACGATCTCAAGAACATGAGTGGGTGCATTTGCAAAATCTTGATCAATATGCTCTGCCGACGATGATTC